GCCTCGGGCGCCGACGCAAGCTGGGCGCGCGGCGCGCAGCCGAGGGATAGTAGCAGCGTCAGGGCGGTGGCCGACTCGATCAGACGTCGCATGTCGCCTCCTAGGGCTGGCCCAAATGCGGCGCCACGACCTCGCGCGTCCGCGTGCTGGGCACCACCGGGCAGATCTCGAAGGTCACGCCGAGGCCTCTCCACTGTAGCACCCACTCCTGCAGCAGCGCCGCATCCGAGCACTCCATGAGCTGGAAGCAGCGGCCGAAGCTCGGTTCGATCCAGCTGTCGACGTACACGAGGCCGTCCGGCAGCTGGCGCCCGCCTTCGCGCAGGCGTTCGTAGACCGGAATCATGTCGTTGTCGCGGAATCGCTCGATGACCATAAATAGCATGGGCACTCCAGCTCGGGGTGTGGTTGTGGGCGATCGAGGGTCGTCAGCGCGGCTGTCCCGGCCCGCTGGCCGGATCGAAGCCGATGCTCACCGAATCGTTCCAGTTCGGATGATCGTGATCCCTGAGGTCGGGCCCGCCCGCCAGGAGGGACCGCAGGTTCGTCAGGAAGTAGATCCAGCAGCTGCGGCAGTTGACGTGCTGCCAGGCGCGCTCGGGATCGGTGGTCGCGCAGCGGGTCTGGTGGAGGTCCACCTCGGTGGCGTCGCCGAGGTCGCGGAAGCGGACTTCCACCCGCATGGTGCCGAATGTGAAACGCACCCGGCGATCTGGCTCCACCTGTTCGAAGCTGCCGCCGTGGCCGAAGTCGTGAACGTAGGTCCAGTCGTAGCGGTCGCCCGACTGGACGAGCTCGTTCGACGCGCGGACCGTGCCGTCCGCGGCGGTGTGCGTCGCCTTGTGGATGAAGAAGGACTCGAGGCCCTCGGCCGTCGCGAAGCGCCGGAACACGTCGCCGAGCGGCGCGAGGTAGTACATCCGGACGTGGAACTCGGACCAGTCGTAGGTTTCCATGGCGCGCCTCCTCGGCCCGCGACTTCCCGCGCGCGAGCACCACGAACTATCGCGGAAACGAGCCCTGGCCGCAATCGCCCCCGGGACGGTACGTCGGCGCGCAATGCGACGGACCCTCGCGGCTAGTCGATCTGCACGAGCACCTTGCCCCGCGCGTGGCCACCTTCGACGTAGCGAACCGCGTCGGCCGCCTCGGCCAACGGGTAGCTGCGGTCGATGATTGGGCGCAGCGCGCCCTCATCGACGAGCCGCGCCAGCTCGACGAGATCCTCCCTGCTGCGCTTTGCCTCGAGGCCCATCAGCTTCTGCTTCACGAAAGGCGACATCAGCGGGGCCTGCATGAATCGCCCCAGGGGTCCGATCCACGCGCCCTCGGAGTCGCCGCTGCAGAGCACCAGCCTGCCCCGCTGCGTCAGCGCCCTGCGGCAGCGGACCGGCGAGTCCATGCCGCCCAGCTGAAAGACGACGTCGAACTTCTCTGCCGTGGCCGTGAAGTCCTCGCGCGTGTAGTCGATGACCGCGTTCGCGCCGAGGGCCTTGACGCCGTCGAGGTTCCCCGTGCTGCAGACGCCCGTCACCCGTGCGCCCAGGTGCTCGGCGATCTGCACCGCGAAAGTGCCGACGCCGCCGGACGCCCCGATGATCAGCACGCGCTCGCCGGCTTGCAGCCGCGCGCTGTTCCGCAGGCCCTGCAGCGCCGTGAGACCGGCGAGGGGAATCGCGGCCGCGAGCGAGAAGTCCAGCATCCGCGGCTTGGGCGCGACGCTGCTCTCGGGGGCGCAGAGGTACTGGGCGAAGGCGCCGGTCTGCATGCCGTAGACCTCGTCGCCCACCTTCACCGTGGTGACCTCCGGCCCCACCGCCTCGACCACGCCCGCGAAGTCCACGCCGAGGCGATCGCGCTTCGGGGCCCTGAGGCCGGAGACCAGCCGCAGGAAGTAGGGCTTGCCCCGCATGAAGTGCCAGTCGTAGGGATTGACGGCGGCCCCGCGAACGCGCACCAGCACCTGTCCCGGTGCCGCGACTGGCTTTTCCACCTCGACCAGCCGCAGGACGTCCGGCGGACCATAGCGATCATAGACGATGGCTTTCACATCAACCCCTCCACACCGAGTGAGAATCGCTTTCGCCCCCTCGGTTCACTATCATAAAACTGCGCCCCGCGCGTAAACATCCTTCCGGCGCCGTCCGTCAGGGGGTCGAGACGAGGAGATGCGACGGTGACCACAGACAGCGAACATAGGCAAGACCTCGAACGGGCACAGCGAGCCTTCGCGGGGGACGAGCAGGCCTGGCGGGCCATCTACGACGACACCTGCCAGAGCCTTTTCAACCTGCTGGCCTTTCAGGTGGGCGACCGGGACGCGGCGATGGACCTGCTCCAGGAGACCTACCTCACGGCCCTCGGCAAGCTGGACCGCTACCGCGGCCAGGGTCCCCTGGGCGCCTGGCTCCGGCGAATCGCCCTGCGCAAGGCTCTCGACTGGCGGCGCGGCCTGGCCCGCCGCCTTCGCGGGAACCAGCGCCTGGCGCGCGAGGCCGACGACACCGCCCCGGAAGCCGCCAGCCCCCGCTTCGACAGCGAGCGCGCGGCCTTCCAGGCGGCCCTGAACCGCCTCTCGCCGAAGCAGCGCGCCGCGCTGATCCTCCGGGAGGTGGAAGGCCTCGACTTCGACGCGATCGCCGCCGAGCTGGGCTGCCGCGAAGCCACCGTCCGCGTGCATCTGCACCGCGCACGGGAGGGCCTGCGCCGCCTCCTGAGCACCGCCGAGACGCCGCTGTTCGCCGAGGAACTGGAAGGATGGCAGCCATGAAGAGCCTCTTCGACAAGCACGCGCATCGCCTCTCCAAGGGCGAACAGGAGCTGATCTGGCGGCAGATCTCCGCCGGCAGCCAGCAGGAGCGCCGCCGGCGGCGGCAGTTCGTCACCGCGCTGTCGGGCGCGGGGGCGCTCGTGGCCGCCGGCCTGATCCTGACCGTGATGATGCTGGATCCCAATCCGGCGAAGCGCGTCGAGACGCTGAGTGCGCCGTCGACGCGAACCGTGACGCCGGGCACCGACGCCCTCGCCGGCCGCGCCGTGGCCGATGCCGCGCCCGAGGCGCTCGACGAGGTCGCGTCGCGCGAGATGAAGAAGGACGAGGCGCCGGCGCAGCCCGCCGAGGAGGCGCCCGCCACAACGCAGAAGGTCGCGGCCCCGGCGGCCCAGGAACACAACCCCACCGTCGTGTCTTCCGAAGCGGGCCGCCGGGACGCCGCGGCCGACATGGGCAAGGCCGCGCGCGAGGAGTTGTCCGCGGCGCCCTTGGTCGCGGAGTACAGCGCCGCCCATCCCCAGCCGGAGGTGGAGCCGGACAGCACCACGTCCTGGGTGCGGACCGCGAGCGTTGCCGGCGACGTGATGCGGGTCTACGGACATGTGGTCGACAGCCAGACCGGTGACCCGCTGGCCTACGCCAACGTCACCGTCAAGGGAACAAACTTCGGTACGATGACGAAGGTGGATGGAAGCTTCGAGTTCACGATGCCCAAGGGTGAGTACACGGTGATCGTCTCATCCCTGGGCTACGATAGCGCGCAGCTGGCGGATGTCTCGCTCGAGCGCGAAGTGCTGAAGCCGTTGACGCGATTCGCCATGGTTTCGAACTCCGCCATCGCCTACATGGTGGAGGGCGAAGCGCCGGAGGTCGACGTCAAGTCCTCCTCGGAGCATCGACGGAAGGAGCAGGATCTCAGCGCCTTCGCCGTGGACAACCTCCAGGAGGCCATGGCCCTCGAGGCCGGCATCACCATGAAGGGCGGCGACCTCTACGTCCGCGGCGGGCGCACCGGCGAGGTCAGCATGCAGATGGACGGCGTGCCCGTGAAGGACCCCGGCGTCGCCCTGCCCTCCGGCGTGAAACAGCCCGAGGCGAAGGAAGAGGCCGCCAAGACCAACGACCCGCGGCCGTCCACGCTGGCGGGGCAGACGCAGCCCGCGCGGGACTCCCGTCAGGATCGCGACGAGGAGGATGCCTACGTCCGGGCCCGTCGCCTCGAACGCGAGCGCCAGCAGGCCTACTACCGGCGCTGCTGGTGGACGCCGCCCGACTACAACAACCCCAACGGCGAGCCCTTCGACGCCATGTACTTCCGCGACTACGGGACGAACCCCTTCGTCGTCACGGAAGAGGACGCGCTCTCCACCTTCGCGGTGGACGTCGACCGCGCCAGCTACAACATCGTGCGGCGCTACCTCGACGAGCGGCATCTGCCGCCCAAGGAGGCCGTGCGCGTGGAGGAGTTCGTCAACGCAATGGATCCGGGCTACGGCCGCGTGCGCCAGGGCGACTTCGCGCTTCACGCCGACGGCATGCCCTCGCCCTATCGCGACGGCTACCAGCTGCTCCGTCTGGGCGTGCAGGCCCGCGAGGCGGAGCGCGGCGAGCGCCGGCGCGCGAACCTGGTCTTCGTCATCGACACGTCGGGCTCCATGGCGCGCGAGGATCGCCTGGGCCTGGTGAAGCGCTCCCTCGGCGTGCTGCTGGATGGCCTGGGCGCCGACGACACCGTGGGCATCGTGGAGTACGGTTCCACGGGCCGCGTGGTACTTCCGCCGACGAGCGTGGAGGACCGCCGTACGATCGAGCGGGCCATCGAGTCGCTGCACACCAACGGCAGCACGAACGCCGAGCAGGGCCTCGACCTTGGCTACACGATGGCGAGTCGCGTCTACGATGCGAAGGCCATCAACCGCCTCGTGCTCTGCTCCGACGGCGTGGCCAACACGGGCGAGACCGACGCCGAGCGCATCCTCGACAAGGTGCGCTACCAGTCCGACCGCGGCATCTACCTGAGCACGGTGGGCTTCGGCATGGGCAACTACAACGACGTCCTCATGGAGACGCTCGCCGACAAGGGCGACGGCAACTACTACTACGTCGACAGCTTCGACGAAGCGCGCCGCCTCTTCGGCGACACGCTCGCCGGCACGCTGATGGTCCTGGGCCGCGACGCGAAGATCCAGGTGGAGTTCGATCCCGAGTCGGTGCTGCGCTGGCGCCTGCTGGGCTACGAGAACCGCGACGTGGCCGACGAGGACTTCCGCAACGACAGCGTCGACGCGGGCGAGATCGGCCCGGGCCACACCGTCGTGGCGCTCTACGAGCTGAAGCTCAGCGACGAGGCGGCGCGGGCCATCGGCAAGCGCGGCTCCGCCCCGCTGGGCACGCTACGCCTGCGCTACGAGCATCCCGAGTCCGAGCGGGACGCCGGCGAGGTGGAGGAGCTGTCCAAGCGCTTCGGCACCGCCGACCTGCTGGACAGCGCCAGCCGCGCGGACCTCAACCTGCGCCTCACGGCCCTGGCCGCCCAGTTCGCCGAGGTGCTGCGGGGCAGCTACTGGGCCCGGGACCTCCGTCTGACGGACCTCGAGGACACGGCCCGGGATCTGGACCGGGCGCTGGGGCGGGACGACACGGCCGACCCCGAGATCCGCGACTTCCTGCGCTCCGTGGAGCGCGCCGCCCGGCTGGGCGAGCGCTAGCGACGAGCGGCGAGCGGCGAGGCGCGTCGCGAGGCCGGTCCCGGCGCTGCCGGGGCCGGCCTCTTGCGCAGGGTTGAAACTTGTCCTGCTCTGACGCGAATATCACCCCTGTGTGCCGGTAGCACAGGCAGCGCCCCCGCGCTCGCCGGCCCGCCCGGCGCACCTCAACTCAAGGAAGGACGGCTCCCATGTTCGAACTCGGCCTGCTGCTTCTCCTGCTGGTGGGTGGTGGCCTGGTGCTCTCCCTGGCCTTCACGCTGCTGGGCGTGGTCTTCAAGCTCATCCTCCTGCCCTTCCACGTGGCCTTCTGGCTCCTGCGCGGGGTGCTGGGCTTCGCCCTCGGACTCGTCGGCCTGATCCTCTTCCTGCCGGTGCTGGGAGTGGCCCTGCCGGCGCTGATCCTGGTCTTCGGCCTGCCGCTGGCCGTGATCGGGCTGATCGTCTGGCTGGTCAAGCGCAGCACGGTGCACAGCGCGTGAGCGGCGCCGAACCCAAGCGCTGCGCGTGGGCGGGCAGCGACCCGCTTTACCAGGCCTATCACGACGGCGAGTGGGGCGTGCCCGTCCACGACGACCGCCTGCTCTTCGAGTTCCTCATCCTCGAAGGCGCGCAGGCAGGGCTCAGCTGGATCACGATTCTCAAGAAGCGCGACCGCTATCGCGAGATCTTCGCGAACTTCGACCCGGCCAAGGTGGCGCGCTTCACGCCGGCGCGCGTGGAGAAGCTGCTGGCCGATCCGGGCATCGTGCGGAACCGTCTCA
Above is a window of Candidatus Latescibacterota bacterium DNA encoding:
- a CDS encoding DUF3303 family protein translates to MLFMVIERFRDNDMIPVYERLREGGRQLPDGLVYVDSWIEPSFGRCFQLMECSDAALLQEWVLQWRGLGVTFEICPVVPSTRTREVVAPHLGQP
- a CDS encoding SRPBCC domain-containing protein; its protein translation is METYDWSEFHVRMYYLAPLGDVFRRFATAEGLESFFIHKATHTAADGTVRASNELVQSGDRYDWTYVHDFGHGGSFEQVEPDRRVRFTFGTMRVEVRFRDLGDATEVDLHQTRCATTDPERAWQHVNCRSCWIYFLTNLRSLLAGGPDLRDHDHPNWNDSVSIGFDPASGPGQPR
- a CDS encoding NAD(P)-dependent alcohol dehydrogenase, with the translated sequence MKAIVYDRYGPPDVLRLVEVEKPVAAPGQVLVRVRGAAVNPYDWHFMRGKPYFLRLVSGLRAPKRDRLGVDFAGVVEAVGPEVTTVKVGDEVYGMQTGAFAQYLCAPESSVAPKPRMLDFSLAAAIPLAGLTALQGLRNSARLQAGERVLIIGASGGVGTFAVQIAEHLGARVTGVCSTGNLDGVKALGANAVIDYTREDFTATAEKFDVVFQLGGMDSPVRCRRALTQRGRLVLCSGDSEGAWIGPLGRFMQAPLMSPFVKQKLMGLEAKRSREDLVELARLVDEGALRPIIDRSYPLAEAADAVRYVEGGHARGKVLVQID
- a CDS encoding RNA polymerase sigma factor, whose protein sequence is MTTDSEHRQDLERAQRAFAGDEQAWRAIYDDTCQSLFNLLAFQVGDRDAAMDLLQETYLTALGKLDRYRGQGPLGAWLRRIALRKALDWRRGLARRLRGNQRLAREADDTAPEAASPRFDSERAAFQAALNRLSPKQRAALILREVEGLDFDAIAAELGCREATVRVHLHRAREGLRRLLSTAETPLFAEELEGWQP
- a CDS encoding von Willebrand factor type A domain-containing protein, giving the protein MKSLFDKHAHRLSKGEQELIWRQISAGSQQERRRRRQFVTALSGAGALVAAGLILTVMMLDPNPAKRVETLSAPSTRTVTPGTDALAGRAVADAAPEALDEVASREMKKDEAPAQPAEEAPATTQKVAAPAAQEHNPTVVSSEAGRRDAAADMGKAAREELSAAPLVAEYSAAHPQPEVEPDSTTSWVRTASVAGDVMRVYGHVVDSQTGDPLAYANVTVKGTNFGTMTKVDGSFEFTMPKGEYTVIVSSLGYDSAQLADVSLEREVLKPLTRFAMVSNSAIAYMVEGEAPEVDVKSSSEHRRKEQDLSAFAVDNLQEAMALEAGITMKGGDLYVRGGRTGEVSMQMDGVPVKDPGVALPSGVKQPEAKEEAAKTNDPRPSTLAGQTQPARDSRQDRDEEDAYVRARRLERERQQAYYRRCWWTPPDYNNPNGEPFDAMYFRDYGTNPFVVTEEDALSTFAVDVDRASYNIVRRYLDERHLPPKEAVRVEEFVNAMDPGYGRVRQGDFALHADGMPSPYRDGYQLLRLGVQAREAERGERRRANLVFVIDTSGSMAREDRLGLVKRSLGVLLDGLGADDTVGIVEYGSTGRVVLPPTSVEDRRTIERAIESLHTNGSTNAEQGLDLGYTMASRVYDAKAINRLVLCSDGVANTGETDAERILDKVRYQSDRGIYLSTVGFGMGNYNDVLMETLADKGDGNYYYVDSFDEARRLFGDTLAGTLMVLGRDAKIQVEFDPESVLRWRLLGYENRDVADEDFRNDSVDAGEIGPGHTVVALYELKLSDEAARAIGKRGSAPLGTLRLRYEHPESERDAGEVEELSKRFGTADLLDSASRADLNLRLTALAAQFAEVLRGSYWARDLRLTDLEDTARDLDRALGRDDTADPEIRDFLRSVERAARLGER